GTCTTGAGGGTTTGATTATCAAAGTGGGTCAATTTTTAAGCGCGCGTGCAGATGTGTTGCCGCTTGCATTCACGAAGGAATTGACACAACTACAGGACGCTGTTCCGGGCGTATCGTTTGAGAAAGTCCGCCCAATCATCGAGAGCGAGCTTGGTGCTCGCATCGACGCGATATTCACCTTCTTCCATGAGAAACCTATTGCCGCAGCCTCGCTCGGTCAAGTGCATGAAGCTGTGCTTCAGGACGGACAAGCTGTCGCGGTAAAGGTACTTCGCCCTGGCATTGAACGGTTGGCTGACATCGACTTGAAAGCCCTCCGCCGCATCGTCCGCGTGCTGCACCGCTTTACAAAGACCGGAAAAAGGCTGCGTGTACAGGACATCTACGAAGAATTCCGACGCAACGTGTTTAAGGAGCTCGACTACCGCGCCGAAGCGGATCACTTAAAACACTTTGCCCGACAATTCAAGGACAGGCCTGAGATAGTGGTTCCCCGGCTGTATGAGGAGTACATTTCCCGCCGTGTCCTCGTCATGGAGTTCATGAAGGGTACAAAGATCACCGATATCGCAGCCATGAAGGAGAAAGGCGTCGACCCACAACAAGTCGTCAACATATTCGTCGACGCCTATCTCGAACAGATGCTCGTGCACGGATTTGTACATCTTGATCCGCACCCCGGCAACCTGTTTGTTCTCGATGACGGGCGACTTTGTTTTTTGGACTTCGGGATGATGGCGGAACTCCGCCCTGAAGAGGTATCGGCATTTGCCCGGTTGGTCCGAGCTGCTCTCGTGCGCGATCTCGATACAGTCGTCAACTGCATGGATGAACTCGGCTTTTTACAGGCGACGGCCGACAGGCAATTTCTAAAGCGAGCCCTAAGCGTTGTCCTTGACAGAATTACTGGTGTACAGCTCCAGCGAGGACCCGAACTGGACAAATTTGTTGACGACTTTCAAAACTTCCTACATGACGAGCCGCTCGTCGTACAGGCGAAGTTCATGTTCCTTGGACGAACCATCGGGATGTCTGCGGGCGTCGCCACACAGCTCCATCCCAATATCGACTGGATGAACATCCTTGAGAAACGCGCTTTGCCGATGCTGAACAAACTCCTCGATGCCGCCGGCGATGGCAAACGCAATTTACACAAAACGGCGACCGACCTGGTGAGACGATTGTTTGGAGAAAAGGCTGCGATGGCTGCCGACGTCATACTGTCCCAAGTGGAAGAGACGGGAGCAGCAGCCGTAAGGTTACCGCAGACTTTGGAACGCGTGCTCAAACAAGCTGAGCAAGGCGACCTCAGTATTCGTCTCGATATGCAGGAAGCACTGTACCGAATTGAACGCCAAGAGCGGTTGTTGGTTCGAAGTGTATGGGTTCTGTGCACCTGTGTCAGCGGTGTTGCTGGTCTTTACTTGCAAGCGAAAACAGCGTACATCGAGGCGGATGCGGCATTTTCCGCAACCGCTATCTTCGCGCTTTTGGCTGTCATAAACATCTTCGCGATGTTTCGTCGGAGGCGTGCGGGAAGACGGCTGCGCCATCGCCATCCCTAAAGCGCAGCAAAATAGCGCGCTGCAGACGCGCTATTTCTTTCACTTTAGCGGATAACGCGCTGAGAGAGAGTGTCTATTAACAGGAGCCGTAAGGCTCCTGTTTTCCTTTGTTAGGGAATTTTTTGAAGGTAATTGGATACAAA
The Alicyclobacillus curvatus genome window above contains:
- a CDS encoding AarF/ABC1/UbiB kinase family protein → MWRQITRSLRIFLLALSFLLDYRRIRRARRRLSGARLEEAEARVYARSGARVRRAALRLEGLIIKVGQFLSARADVLPLAFTKELTQLQDAVPGVSFEKVRPIIESELGARIDAIFTFFHEKPIAAASLGQVHEAVLQDGQAVAVKVLRPGIERLADIDLKALRRIVRVLHRFTKTGKRLRVQDIYEEFRRNVFKELDYRAEADHLKHFARQFKDRPEIVVPRLYEEYISRRVLVMEFMKGTKITDIAAMKEKGVDPQQVVNIFVDAYLEQMLVHGFVHLDPHPGNLFVLDDGRLCFLDFGMMAELRPEEVSAFARLVRAALVRDLDTVVNCMDELGFLQATADRQFLKRALSVVLDRITGVQLQRGPELDKFVDDFQNFLHDEPLVVQAKFMFLGRTIGMSAGVATQLHPNIDWMNILEKRALPMLNKLLDAAGDGKRNLHKTATDLVRRLFGEKAAMAADVILSQVEETGAAAVRLPQTLERVLKQAEQGDLSIRLDMQEALYRIERQERLLVRSVWVLCTCVSGVAGLYLQAKTAYIEADAAFSATAIFALLAVINIFAMFRRRRAGRRLRHRHP